Genomic DNA from Syntrophales bacterium:
AACAGGATATTTTCCAGTTTTATCTATGGAACAGAAGCGGCGTTTCCGCCCGTTAACATGTGGTTGGGGGAAGATAAGGTGATTGTCACAGCAGAAGTGCCCGGTTTAGAGCCGGAAAACATAGAAGTTACCGTGTTAGGTGACTCGCTTACTATCGCTGGTGGCCGCGAGGAGGAGATCCAGAGGGAAGTGAGCTACCGCCGGAAAGAACGTAATAGCAAGCGTTTTGCTAGAACTTTTAAGTTGCCTTTTAGGGTTGACAGCGATGGTATTGAAGCCCGTTTGGAAAGAGGAGTTCTTGTGGTCACCCTTCCAAGAGATAAGGCTGATATGCCGCGCAAGATAAATATCCGGGGCTAAATTAATTATGAAAGGGGGTATTGATTATGGAGCGGGAAGCTCAGGTTGTAAAAGAGCAAGAGTTTCGCACGCCTGAAGAAGGTGCTCGTACAAGGAATAAAAGGGTATTTATCCCAAGGGTAGATATTTATGAGAGCAAAGATAGTATTGTGCTCTTAGCTGATATGCCTGGTGTTGATGTGGATGACGTGGATGTTACTTTAGAAAAGAATACTCTCACGATCCGGGGCAGCGTGAAACCCATGTCCTTTGAAGGATTGGATTTGGTATATTCGGAATATGATGCGGGAGATTATCAAAGGTCGTTTAGTGTGCCAGAGGATGTTGATCGGGAGAGAATTGAGGCTACGGTAAAGAACGGTGTTCTGAGACTTGTGCTTCCTAAGAGTGAAGCAGCAAAAGCTAAAAAAATAGCCATAAAGGTTGAAAACTAAGCGAAGGAGGTGAAGTAACTATGTTCGGCAAATCACTGCTACCTTCCATTTTCGGAAACAGAGGAGTTACCATCAGAAGGGAAGAAGAACATCCCTTCTATAGATTACAGAGAGAGTTGAACCGCTTGTTCGATGATTTCTTCCGAGGATTTGGGTCAGTTACACCATTTGAAGGGGAGTTTGGACGTTTTGTCCCTTCAATTGATGTAAGAGAGGATGAGAAGGAGTTTGTTGTTCAGGCAGAATTACCGGGCATGGATGAAAACGATGTAGAGGTGCTCCTTACGGATGATACCCTGACCATTAGAGGAGAAAAGAAAGAGGAAAAAGAGGATAGGAAGAAAGGGTATTATCATGCGGAGCGCACCTACGGTGCATTTTCGAGGACCATCCCTCTGCCTGAAGGTGTGGATACTAAAAAAGCCGAGGCTACTTTCAAAAAGGGCGTGTTGAGTATCACGCTCCCGAAGACTGATGAGGCCCGCTCACGGGTGAAGAAGATAACTATAAAGTCAGAATGAGAATGTAAGTGGCAAAAAGTAGCCCCCATCTCCTGGGCAGATGGGGGTTTTGCTCTATTATAAATCTTTCTCACCGTTTAAGCGTTTTATCCAATCTATCATGTACGCGAGAGTATGAGGATTGCGTCATTT
This window encodes:
- a CDS encoding Hsp20/alpha crystallin family protein — protein: MLESTLWRFGRFMDPFAEMMRLREQMNRIFSSFIYGTEAAFPPVNMWLGEDKVIVTAEVPGLEPENIEVTVLGDSLTIAGGREEEIQREVSYRRKERNSKRFARTFKLPFRVDSDGIEARLERGVLVVTLPRDKADMPRKINIRG
- a CDS encoding Hsp20/alpha crystallin family protein, with the protein product MEREAQVVKEQEFRTPEEGARTRNKRVFIPRVDIYESKDSIVLLADMPGVDVDDVDVTLEKNTLTIRGSVKPMSFEGLDLVYSEYDAGDYQRSFSVPEDVDRERIEATVKNGVLRLVLPKSEAAKAKKIAIKVEN
- a CDS encoding Hsp20/alpha crystallin family protein, coding for MFGKSLLPSIFGNRGVTIRREEEHPFYRLQRELNRLFDDFFRGFGSVTPFEGEFGRFVPSIDVREDEKEFVVQAELPGMDENDVEVLLTDDTLTIRGEKKEEKEDRKKGYYHAERTYGAFSRTIPLPEGVDTKKAEATFKKGVLSITLPKTDEARSRVKKITIKSE